The genomic window CTCCTCTGCATGCTCATCCTCACGGAAGTCGGCCTCGAGCAGCCTGACGTTCTTCTTCTGGGTGAGCACTTCAAGTGCCGCCTCATCGAAATTCGGCGCAATGATGACTTCAAGGAAGATGGAATGGAGCTGTTCCGCCGTCTCCCGGTCGACCGTCTTGTTGAGCGCAACGATGCCGCCGAAGATCGACTGGCTGTCCGCTTCATGGGCGTTCCTGAATGCTTCCGCAATCGTTTCGCCAGTGCCTACACCGCAAGGGTTCATGTGCTTGACGGCGACCGCCACCGGCATCGTGAACTTCTTGGCCAGCTGGAACGCGGCATCGGCATCACGCAGGTTGTTGTAGGACAGCGCCTTGCCATGGAGCACATCGGCATTGAGGATCGTATTCCGGTCCTCCGTCGTCCTGACAAGACGGGCCGACTGGTGCGGATTCTCGCCATAGCGGAGCGTCTCCTCAGCTTGGCTGAAGTGGTTGACGATCGCCTGGTCGTAGTCGTTCGTATGGCGGAACACTTTGATCATGAGGGAGCGGCGGTATGTCTCATCGAGCGTATCCGATTCGATACGCTGGATGACTTCACCATAGTCTTCCGGCGAGACAACCGTTGTGACATGCTTGAAGTTCTTGGCAGCGGCACGCAGCATGGTCGGTCCACCGATGTCGATGTTCTCGACCGCGTCATGTTCAGTCACATCCGCCTGCGCCACCGTCTCCTTGAACGGATAGAGGTTCACCGCCACCAGATCGATCGGTGCAATGCCCTCCGATTCGAGTGCCGCCATGTGCGACTTGTTGTCGCGGTCTGCAAGTATTCCTCCATGGACGGCCGGATGGAGCGTCTTCACACGTCCGTCCAGTATTTCTTCGAAGCCTGTCAGCGTGCTGACGTTCTCGACCGGGACTCCGAAGGATTCTATCTCCTTCAGTGTGCCCCCTGTGGAATAGATTTCATAGTCATTGCGCGCAAGACCGCGCACGAATGGTTCGAGTCCCCTCTTATCGGAAACGCTAATGAGTGCTTTCTTCATCGTCTCTCTCCTTTAGAACTTTTTTGATGGCTTTTGGATAGAGTGCATACTCCGTCTCATGGATTTTGCGTGCGACCGCTTCAAGCGTGTCCCCCGCTTCGATCATCACCGGCATCTGGTCGATGATCTCCCCCGTGTCGATGCCGGCATCGACGAAGTGTACGGTCACACCGGTCACCTTCACACCGTATTCATAGGCATCTCGGATGCCGTCCCTGCCCTTGAAGCTCGGCAGCAGGGAAGGATGGACATTGATGATGCGGCGTTCGAACCGCTCAATGAAGGGGGCCGACAGAATCCGCATGTATCCGGCGAGCAGTATATAAGAAATGTCGTATGCCCCGAGTGTCTTCATGATGGCCGATTCATGCGCCGCTTTCGACGGATGATCCCCCCGTGCGTGGACCACGCAGGGGATGCCCAGCCGTTCCGCGCGGGTGACGGCAAACGCATCCTTGTTATCGGTGATCAAGACGGCGATCTCCATGCCGATGTTCCCGGCACGGTGTGCAAGGTTTTCAAAGTTCGTGCCTCCTCCGGAAGCGAGGACCGCAACCCTAGTAGCCATGGATCGTCAAGCCGCTTCCTTCGGTCACTTCCCCGATCACAACGGGCGCCTCACCGGCGGCTTCCAGGATCCCGAGCGTACGGTCGGCTTCGTCCCGGCCGACACAGAGTATGAATCCAATACCCATGTTAAACACATTATACGCTTCTTTCCTGTCCATTTCCCCCAAGGAGATGAGCCAGTCGATGATTTTAGGCACTGCAATTTTCGAGGCGTCGATGTCGATTCCCGCATCTTCAGGGAAGGCACGCGGTATGTTTTCGATGAATCCGCCGCCCGTAATATGGCTCATCGCCCTCACCTCGACCTGTTCCAATACAGCAAGCACACTTTTCACATAGATGCGTGTCGGCTCAAGCAGCAGGTCGATGATCGGTGTACCGTCCAGTGTATCGTCTACATCCACCGAATAGTCAGCGAGCCATTTCCTGACGAGGCTGTAGCCGTTGGAATGGATGCCGCTTGAAGGGAGGCCGATGATCTGGTCGCCCGGCTCTGCATTCGAGCCGTCGATGTATTTCGTCTTCTCCACCGCGCCGACGCTGAATCCGGCGATGTCATATTCGCCTTCTCCATACATGTCGCCCATCTCGGCAGTTTCGCCGCCGATGAGTGCACAGCCCGCCATCTGGCAGCCTGCTGACACGCCTTCGACGATCTGCTCGATATGCGTCGGGACCACCTTATTGACCGCGATGTAATCGAGGAAATAGAGCGGTTCTGCGCCTGTCGTCAGGATGTCGTTGACGCACATCGCCACGGCGTCGATGCCGATGGTGTTATGGCGGCCATGATCGATCGCAAGCTTGAGTTTCGTGCCGACCCCGTCCGTTCCGGAAACGAGGACTGGGGATTTCATGTTCAGGCTGGACAGGTCGAAAGCCGCACCGAAGCCACCGAGTCCGCCGATGACCTCCTTGCGCATCGTCCGTTTGACATGGGATTTGATCTGGTTGACTGCCTGGTATCCGGCCGTGATGTCCACGCCGGCATCTCTATACTGTTCTGACATGTCAGACCCCTTTCGTTTTCAGATCCTTCTCCTGAGGCAGGAGGCGATCGATGATTTCAATAGGATAATTGCCTGTGAAGCAGGCGTCACACTGGCCTTTGGAGCCATAGGAATAGTATACATCATGCATCGCATCGACCGACAGGTACGTCAGCGAATCGGCACCGATTTCATCCCGGATCTCCTCCGTGGATTTCTGGGATGCGATGATTTCCGCATGCGTCGAAACATCGATGCCATAGAAGCATGGATTCTTGAGCGGCGGGGAGGATACACCCATGTGCACTTCCTTCGCCCCGGCCTTCTTCAGTGCCTTGACGATGAAGCGGCTTGTCGTCCCCCGTACGATGGAGTCATCAATGACGATGATGCTTTTTCCCTCGACGACATCCCTTACAGGGGAAAGCTTCATGCGCACTGCACGTTCGCGCGCTTCCTGCCCTTTCGAAATGAACGTCCGGCCGACATAGCGGTTTTTGAGGAGCCCCTGCTCCTGCGGGATGCCGGATGCTTCCGAGAATCCTTTTGCCGCTGCCAGACTCGAGTCAGGTACACCAACGACGATGTCCGCATCAACATCCATTTCCCTGGCGAGCTCACGCCCGAGCGATTTGCGGATGGTATATGTCGAAGTATTGCGGAATTCTGAATCTGCACGTGCAAAATAGATGTATTCCATCGAGCACATGTTGGGATGGCGTGAATCCGTGTAGTAGTCGTACTCGATGCCCTTGCCACTCAGTGTGATCAGTTCCCCCGGTTCGATATCCCGGATGTACTCTGCACCGATGGCCGTGAATGCGCATGTTTCACTCGCCACGCAGTAGGCCCCGTCCACCATGCCGAGCATGAGCGGACGCACACCGTGGTCATCCAGTGCGATCGTCAGTGAATCCTCATCCAGGATGACGAACGCGAACGCCCCCTTCAGCTGGCGCAGCGCCGTCTTGATGCGCTGCTTTTTGTCCGTGCTCTTATTTTTGCGGATCAGGTGCGCCAGCACTTCGGAATCGGAGGACGTCTGAAAGATCGCCCCGTCGTCCTCAAGCGCCTCACGCACACTGATGGCGTTGACGAGGTTGCCGTTGTGGGCAAGCCCGAGGTCGCCCTTGTGGCTTTTGAACAGGAATGGCTGGACATTCGATATCTCACTGCCGCCCGTCGTAGCATAGCGGACATGTCCGATGGCATGCGGAAACGTTTCAAGAGACATCAGCTGCTCCCTCGACAGTGCTTCCGTCAGAAGCCCCATGCCGCGGGCGCCGAAAAGGTATTCCCCGTTCGAACAGACGATGCCTGCACCCTCCTGGCCCCTGTGCTGCAGGCTGTGGAGTGCCATATACGTCAGTTCGCTCGCCTGCGGGTGGTTGAATACGCCGAATACGCCGCATTCTTCATTCAGTCCATGGATGTCATACATTGCGGGATTGCCCCCTCCCAAGTATTTGAAATCGCTTCGATGCTCCGGTCGATGGTCAGGTCACGGGTACCGATATGGAATCCTTCGTCCGTCAGTCTGCCGATTTCTTTGCCGTCCCTGATGTCGAGGCCGGCGGGTGCAATCACAATGTAGCGGGAAGCATTCTCTGCGAAGAGGTCCTCCCCGTCAAGGTCGATCTCCACATCCATGCCGAGATGATGGAATGCTGAAAGCTGGGCCAGTTTGATGGCGATGCCACCGCGGCCGACCGGCGCTATTTTCTTCACTTCACCATTGATGAGGCGTCCACGGAGATCCATGCCGCGTGCATACTCGAGTTCCAGATCGATGTCGCGTGTCTGCTTCCTGATGTCATTGTCGATCAGTTTTTCGATCTGGCTGCCGGCGAATGATTTCGTCGTCTCACCGACGAGGTAGACTGCATCACCAGCTGAAATTTCTATACCGGCCATGAAGTTGACATCTTCGATCAGCCCGACCATGCCGATGACCGGTGTCGGGAGGATGGTGCCCTTGGATTCGTTGTACAGGCTGACATTGCCGGATACGACAGGCGTCGACAGCTTTTCACATGCTTCCGCCATGCCGCGTGTGGAAGCTTCAAGCTGGTGGTAGATCTCAGGCTTTTCCGGGCTGCCGTAGTTCAGGCAGTCCGTCATCGCAAGCGGCAGTGCACCGGTCGAAATGATGCTGCGGAAAGTCTGGGCCACCGCTTCCTTGCCGCCGTTCAACGGATCGGCATAGACATAGCGGCTCTTGCCGTCGATTGCCATGGCAATCGCCTTGTCCGTGCCTTCTACTCTGACGACGCCTGAACCGAAGCCGGATTTTTGGACGGTGTTCGCTCCGACCTGGTTGTCGTACTGTTCATATATATAGCGTTTCGAACCATGCGTCGGATGGCCGATGAGCGCATCGAACACTTTGTTCAGATCCTGGTCGCTGTAGCTGTATGGTGTTTCGTCCTGCGCCGGCGCCTCGCCTTCAAGAATGTAGACAGGTGCTTCATCGGACAGCGGCTGTACCGGGATGTCCGCATATTTTTCACCATGGAAGAAAAGTTCCAGACGGTCGGTATCCGTCACTTCTCCGATGACAGCAGCATCGAGCTCGTAGCCTTCGAACATGTCGAGGAACTTGTCCTCGGATCCCGCTTCGACGACGAGCAGCATGCGCTCCTGCGTCTCCGACAGCATCATTTCATACGGTGTGATGCCTTCTTCCCTGACCGGCACCTGATCGAGGTGGAGCGCAATGCCGGACTCACCCTTCGCGGCCATTTCAGCGCTTGATGAAGTGAGTCCTGCCGCACCCATATCCTGGATGCCGACGAGTTCCGGCTGCCTGATGGCATCAAGTGTCGCCTCCATCAGCTTCTTGCCGGTGAATGGATCGCCGATCTGGACCGACGGGCGCTTCGATTCGGATTCATCCGTCAGTTCCTCTGAGGCGAATGTCGCCCCGTGGATGCCGTCGCGGCCTGTCTTGAGTCCGACGTAGATGACCTTATTGCCGGTACCTTTGGCCGTGCCCTTCTGGATCTTGTCATGGTCGATCGTACCGACGCACATCGCGTTGACGAGCGGATTGCCGTCATAGGAAGGATCGAATTCCACTTCACCCGATACCGTCGGGATGCCGATGCAGTTGCCGTAGCCGCCGATGCCTGCAACGACACCGCGCAGCAGCCGGCGGTTGTTCGGTTCTGAGAGTTCGCCGAAACGCAGGGAGTTCAGGAGGCCGATTGGACGCGCACCGATGGAGACGATGTCGCGGATGATGCCGCCGACTCCCGTGGCTGCGCCCTGATAGGGTTCTACAGCCGATGGGTGGTTATGGGATTCCACTTTGAACACGACCGCCTGGTCATCGCCGATGTCGACGACGCCGGCACCTTCGCCCGGCCCCATCAGTACACGGTCGCCCGTCGTCGGAAACTGCTTAAGGAATGGCTTCGAATGCTTGTAGGAGCAGTGCTCGCTCCACATGACCGAGAAGATGCCCGTTTCCGTGTAGTTCGGCTGCCTGCCGAGGATCTCGACGACCTTGTCGTACTCGGAATCGGTCAGCCCCATATCGGCGTACAGTTTTTCATTCAGTATATCCTGTTCAGTCGGTTCAGTGAATGTGATCATGATTAGCCTCCCAAGCATTCATTTTTTCAAAAAGCCTCAATCCGTCGTCGCTGCCGAGCAGCTTTTCAAGCGCACGTTCAGGATGCGGCATCAGGCCGAATACATTGCCCGCTTCGTTGACGACGCCGGCGATGTCCGCCCTGGAGCCGTTCGGATTGTCATTATATGTGAGTACGATCCTGTCGTTTTCGACAAGGGTATCGTATGTCTCGTCATCGCAGTAGTAGTGCCCTTCGCCATGTGCAACCGGGAAGGTGACGGCTTCTCCCTTTTCGTATCCGCTCGTGAACGCCGTTTCATTGTTCGTGATCGTCAGCACCTCGTTGCGGGAGATGAATGTATGCGTATCGTTGAAGATGAGTGCCCCCGGCAGGAGGCCGATTTCGGTCAATATCTGGAATCCGTTGCAGACCCCGAGGACCGGCTTGCCTGCTGCCGCCGCCTCTTTTATGGCCCCGGTGATCGGTGCCACACTCGCCATCGCACCGCTCCTCAAGTAGTCGCCGAATGAGAAGCCGCCCGGGATCAGTACGCCATCATATCCTTCGAGGGAAGTTTCACGGTAGTCGACATACTCCGCCTCGCCGCCTGCCTTGATGGCGGCATTCAGCATGTCCCTGTCACAGTTCGACCCTGGAAATTTCACGACTGCAAACTTCATTATTGGGACACCTCGTCAAGGATCCTGTACGTGTATGTTTCGATGACCGTATTCGTGAACAGCTTCTCCGACAGCTGGCGCACACTGTCGTCGATCTTTGCATCATCCGTTTCATCTATTTCGAAATAAAGGACCTTGCCGACGCGGATGTTGTTGATTTCATCATGGTCGAGCTCGTGCACCGCGCGGTTCAGTGCCTCCCCTTGAGTATCCAGTACCTGTGGTTTCAGTGTGACGATCAGTTCTACCTTTTTCATTATCTAATGGCCTCCATCTTGTTATAGAATGCGGTGTACGTATCGAGCAGTGAGCCTGTGCTGTTGCGGTATACATCCTTGTCGAAATTCTCCTTCGTCTCCATATCGACGATGCGGCATGTATCCGGTGAAATCTCATCTGCAAGGACGATGTTTCCATCCTGGTCCTTGCCGAACTCTATCTTGAAGTCGATGAGGGAGAGTGACATCTCAGCCATCATCCGGCTGAGCACGGTGTTTATCTTCAGAGCGGCCGTCTTAAGCGCCCTGATCTCCTCAGTTGTCGCAAGCCCGAGCATCAGCACGTGGTCGTCCGTCAGGATCGGATCGCCGAGGTCGTCGTTCTTGTAGAAGAACTCGACGAGCGGCGGATCGAGCGGCTGGTGGGATTCCAGTCCAAGGCGCTTGACGATGCTGCCCGCAGCAAAGTTCCTGACCACCACTTCGAGTGGGATGATGTCGACGGCGCGTACAAGCTGCTCCGTCTCGCTGATGCGCTCCACAAAGTGCGAGTCGACGCCGTTTGATGCCATGTATTCGAAGATGTCGGCGGAGATCAGATTGTTGAGCCGTCCCTTTCCTTCAAGGAAATCGTGCTTTTCCCCGTTCCCTGCCGTCACTTCGTCCTTGTATTCGATGCGGTAGACGCCATCCACCTCCGTTTTGAAGACCCGTTTCGCTTTTCCTTCATATAAGAGCATTATGCTTCGACTCCCCTGATAAATTTTTGTTCCAGATGATCGAGTGTCGTGTCGACATCATCCGTAAGCAGTGTCACATGACCCATCTTGCGGGCAGGTTTGCGGCCGGTCTTGCCGTAGACATGCACATGCCAGTCCGGCTGGCTGAACAGTGTGTCCTCCAGACGGTCGAGGTCGTCGCCGAGCAGGTTCATCATGATCGCCTGCTGATGCTGGCGGACTTCCGGCATCGGGTGGTCGAGCAGCGCCAGGATATGGGCATCGAACTGGCTGATGCTGCATGACTCGATCGTGTGGTGGGCCGAATTGTGCGGCCTCGGGGCAATTTCATTCACATACAGCCGGCCTTCCCGGTCGATGAAGAATTCCACTGTGAACACGCCGACGAAATGCATGGCTTTCATGATCTGCTGCACGGCGCGCTTCGCCTCTTTTGTGTAGTCGATGCGTGAAGGGGCAATCGTACGGTAAAGGATCTGGTCCTTGTGGAGATTCTCCTGCAGCGGGAAATGGGTGACCTGTCCGCTTGTGCTGCGTGCCGTCGTCAGGGAGACTTCACGCTCCAGTCGGAGGTACTTCTCCACCACCCATTCCGCTTCGTCGAATGGGATGGATGCTTCTGTCAGGTCCGCTTCCGTTTCAATCACCATCTGACCCTTGCCGTCATAGCCGCCCGTCGTCGTCTTGACGATGACCGGCAGGCCGTGCTCCTGGATGAATCCATCCAGTGATTCCTCATCTTCTATTTTCTGATACGGGACGATGTCGGCGCCCGCCGCCTGTATCGCCGCCTTCTCGAGATCGCGGTTCTGGAGTGTCAGCACCGTTTCCGCACCCTGCGGCACGTTATAGTCATGGACGAGCGTCCGGAGAATATGCGCATCGATGTTTTCGAATTCATAAGTGACGACGTCGGATAGTTCACACAGCTGCTTCAATGACTCGAAATCACTGAAGGGCGCGTGGATGAACGTATGGCACGTCGCTCTTGCCGGTGCATCTTCTGATGGATCGAGTATTGCCACCCTGTATCCCATCCTGAGTGCACTCTGTGCAAGCATCTTGCCGAGCTGGCCGCCTCCGATGATTCCGATTGTACCTCCGAGACTAATTGAGCTCATCCTGCATCGCCTCCACTTTCTCTTCCAATGATTTCGTGTATGCCTCAAGCCTGTCATAGATTTCCGGTTCGCCTACTGCAAGCATCCTTGCCGCCAGTATGCCGGCATTCGTGCTGC from Salinicoccus sp. RF5 includes these protein-coding regions:
- the purH gene encoding bifunctional phosphoribosylaminoimidazolecarboxamide formyltransferase/IMP cyclohydrolase; translated protein: MKKALISVSDKRGLEPFVRGLARNDYEIYSTGGTLKEIESFGVPVENVSTLTGFEEILDGRVKTLHPAVHGGILADRDNKSHMAALESEGIAPIDLVAVNLYPFKETVAQADVTEHDAVENIDIGGPTMLRAAAKNFKHVTTVVSPEDYGEVIQRIESDTLDETYRRSLMIKVFRHTNDYDQAIVNHFSQAEETLRYGENPHQSARLVRTTEDRNTILNADVLHGKALSYNNLRDADAAFQLAKKFTMPVAVAVKHMNPCGVGTGETIAEAFRNAHEADSQSIFGGIVALNKTVDRETAEQLHSIFLEVIIAPNFDEAALEVLTQKKNVRLLEADFREDEHAEEFVSVSGGYLVQSQDTGALQENEIKVVTENKPTREQMTAMALAWEVSKHVKSNAIVLANEKQTVGIGAGQMNRVGALKIAIDRALELGDNVVMASDGFFPMPDTVELAHAHGIRSVIQPGGSKRDQESIDFCNAHDMAMVFTGMRHFKH
- the purN gene encoding phosphoribosylglycinamide formyltransferase: MATRVAVLASGGGTNFENLAHRAGNIGMEIAVLITDNKDAFAVTRAERLGIPCVVHARGDHPSKAAHESAIMKTLGAYDISYILLAGYMRILSAPFIERFERRIINVHPSLLPSFKGRDGIRDAYEYGVKVTGVTVHFVDAGIDTGEIIDQMPVMIEAGDTLEAVARKIHETEYALYPKAIKKVLKERDDEESTH
- the purM gene encoding phosphoribosylformylglycinamidine cyclo-ligase, which translates into the protein MSEQYRDAGVDITAGYQAVNQIKSHVKRTMRKEVIGGLGGFGAAFDLSSLNMKSPVLVSGTDGVGTKLKLAIDHGRHNTIGIDAVAMCVNDILTTGAEPLYFLDYIAVNKVVPTHIEQIVEGVSAGCQMAGCALIGGETAEMGDMYGEGEYDIAGFSVGAVEKTKYIDGSNAEPGDQIIGLPSSGIHSNGYSLVRKWLADYSVDVDDTLDGTPIIDLLLEPTRIYVKSVLAVLEQVEVRAMSHITGGGFIENIPRAFPEDAGIDIDASKIAVPKIIDWLISLGEMDRKEAYNVFNMGIGFILCVGRDEADRTLGILEAAGEAPVVIGEVTEGSGLTIHGY
- the purF gene encoding amidophosphoribosyltransferase, whose protein sequence is MYDIHGLNEECGVFGVFNHPQASELTYMALHSLQHRGQEGAGIVCSNGEYLFGARGMGLLTEALSREQLMSLETFPHAIGHVRYATTGGSEISNVQPFLFKSHKGDLGLAHNGNLVNAISVREALEDDGAIFQTSSDSEVLAHLIRKNKSTDKKQRIKTALRQLKGAFAFVILDEDSLTIALDDHGVRPLMLGMVDGAYCVASETCAFTAIGAEYIRDIEPGELITLSGKGIEYDYYTDSRHPNMCSMEYIYFARADSEFRNTSTYTIRKSLGRELAREMDVDADIVVGVPDSSLAAAKGFSEASGIPQEQGLLKNRYVGRTFISKGQEARERAVRMKLSPVRDVVEGKSIIVIDDSIVRGTTSRFIVKALKKAGAKEVHMGVSSPPLKNPCFYGIDVSTHAEIIASQKSTEEIRDEIGADSLTYLSVDAMHDVYYSYGSKGQCDACFTGNYPIEIIDRLLPQEKDLKTKGV
- the purL gene encoding phosphoribosylformylglycinamidine synthase subunit PurL, with product MITFTEPTEQDILNEKLYADMGLTDSEYDKVVEILGRQPNYTETGIFSVMWSEHCSYKHSKPFLKQFPTTGDRVLMGPGEGAGVVDIGDDQAVVFKVESHNHPSAVEPYQGAATGVGGIIRDIVSIGARPIGLLNSLRFGELSEPNNRRLLRGVVAGIGGYGNCIGIPTVSGEVEFDPSYDGNPLVNAMCVGTIDHDKIQKGTAKGTGNKVIYVGLKTGRDGIHGATFASEELTDESESKRPSVQIGDPFTGKKLMEATLDAIRQPELVGIQDMGAAGLTSSSAEMAAKGESGIALHLDQVPVREEGITPYEMMLSETQERMLLVVEAGSEDKFLDMFEGYELDAAVIGEVTDTDRLELFFHGEKYADIPVQPLSDEAPVYILEGEAPAQDETPYSYSDQDLNKVFDALIGHPTHGSKRYIYEQYDNQVGANTVQKSGFGSGVVRVEGTDKAIAMAIDGKSRYVYADPLNGGKEAVAQTFRSIISTGALPLAMTDCLNYGSPEKPEIYHQLEASTRGMAEACEKLSTPVVSGNVSLYNESKGTILPTPVIGMVGLIEDVNFMAGIEISAGDAVYLVGETTKSFAGSQIEKLIDNDIRKQTRDIDLELEYARGMDLRGRLINGEVKKIAPVGRGGIAIKLAQLSAFHHLGMDVEIDLDGEDLFAENASRYIVIAPAGLDIRDGKEIGRLTDEGFHIGTRDLTIDRSIEAISNTWEGAIPQCMTSMD
- the purQ gene encoding phosphoribosylformylglycinamidine synthase subunit PurQ — protein: MKFAVVKFPGSNCDRDMLNAAIKAGGEAEYVDYRETSLEGYDGVLIPGGFSFGDYLRSGAMASVAPITGAIKEAAAAGKPVLGVCNGFQILTEIGLLPGALIFNDTHTFISRNEVLTITNNETAFTSGYEKGEAVTFPVAHGEGHYYCDDETYDTLVENDRIVLTYNDNPNGSRADIAGVVNEAGNVFGLMPHPERALEKLLGSDDGLRLFEKMNAWEANHDHIH
- the purS gene encoding phosphoribosylformylglycinamidine synthase subunit PurS, producing MKKVELIVTLKPQVLDTQGEALNRAVHELDHDEINNIRVGKVLYFEIDETDDAKIDDSVRQLSEKLFTNTVIETYTYRILDEVSQ
- the purC gene encoding phosphoribosylaminoimidazolesuccinocarboxamide synthase, with translation MMLLYEGKAKRVFKTEVDGVYRIEYKDEVTAGNGEKHDFLEGKGRLNNLISADIFEYMASNGVDSHFVERISETEQLVRAVDIIPLEVVVRNFAAGSIVKRLGLESHQPLDPPLVEFFYKNDDLGDPILTDDHVLMLGLATTEEIRALKTAALKINTVLSRMMAEMSLSLIDFKIEFGKDQDGNIVLADEISPDTCRIVDMETKENFDKDVYRNSTGSLLDTYTAFYNKMEAIR
- the purK gene encoding 5-(carboxyamino)imidazole ribonucleotide synthase — its product is MSSISLGGTIGIIGGGQLGKMLAQSALRMGYRVAILDPSEDAPARATCHTFIHAPFSDFESLKQLCELSDVVTYEFENIDAHILRTLVHDYNVPQGAETVLTLQNRDLEKAAIQAAGADIVPYQKIEDEESLDGFIQEHGLPVIVKTTTGGYDGKGQMVIETEADLTEASIPFDEAEWVVEKYLRLEREVSLTTARSTSGQVTHFPLQENLHKDQILYRTIAPSRIDYTKEAKRAVQQIMKAMHFVGVFTVEFFIDREGRLYVNEIAPRPHNSAHHTIESCSISQFDAHILALLDHPMPEVRQHQQAIMMNLLGDDLDRLEDTLFSQPDWHVHVYGKTGRKPARKMGHVTLLTDDVDTTLDHLEQKFIRGVEA